The Devosia sp. YIM 151766 genome includes a region encoding these proteins:
- a CDS encoding AAA family ATPase: MSFLTPDQPPKVEEPAAEIASGARLVPRITIQAFCEHSQTAQLVESAMHDRRMSKVALTTHNGGIDGAVETYKANPTPNLIVVETTLPPEEIPQALGRLAEVCDASTRVIVLGHVNDVLLYRELIRSGISEYIVLPASAQDIVTSITELYSAEGAAPIGRTIGFVSAKGGSGGSTVAHNVAWSIATTLRQDCLIVDMDLPFGTAGLNFNQDPPHGLADAVLASQKVDQTMLDRLMSKAAAHINLLTAPAMLDRTWDFEERDFEQIIEICQKSVPVVILDIPHTWNAWTRQTLASLDEVVIVAEPDLANLRNAKNLVDAIKVMRPSENATGLVINKQNLPRRPEIGAVEFANSVECRLLGQIGFDAALFGTAANNGQMIAEVSANSKVNEVYRSIGMQVTGRQAGHGAGKSASLLKLPTLFKKRA; this comes from the coding sequence ATGAGTTTCCTCACCCCCGACCAGCCCCCCAAGGTTGAAGAGCCCGCCGCCGAGATCGCCTCCGGCGCCCGCCTCGTGCCGCGCATCACCATCCAGGCCTTTTGCGAGCATTCGCAGACCGCGCAATTGGTCGAAAGCGCCATGCATGACCGCCGCATGTCCAAAGTGGCGCTCACCACCCATAATGGCGGCATCGATGGCGCGGTGGAGACCTACAAGGCCAATCCGACACCCAATCTCATTGTCGTCGAGACCACCTTGCCGCCGGAAGAAATCCCCCAGGCGCTCGGACGCCTGGCCGAAGTGTGCGATGCCTCGACCCGCGTGATCGTCCTCGGCCATGTCAATGACGTCCTGCTCTATCGCGAGCTGATCCGCTCGGGCATTTCCGAATATATCGTGCTGCCGGCCAGCGCCCAGGACATCGTGACGTCCATCACCGAGCTTTATTCCGCCGAGGGCGCGGCCCCGATCGGGCGCACTATCGGCTTCGTCTCGGCCAAGGGCGGCTCGGGCGGCTCCACCGTCGCGCACAATGTCGCCTGGTCCATCGCCACGACGCTGCGCCAGGATTGCCTGATCGTCGATATGGACCTGCCCTTCGGCACTGCGGGGCTGAATTTCAACCAGGACCCGCCCCATGGCCTGGCCGATGCGGTGCTCGCCAGCCAGAAGGTCGACCAGACCATGCTGGACCGCCTGATGAGCAAGGCGGCGGCCCATATCAACCTGCTGACCGCGCCGGCCATGCTGGACCGCACCTGGGATTTCGAGGAGCGCGATTTCGAGCAGATCATCGAAATCTGCCAGAAATCGGTGCCGGTCGTCATCCTCGACATTCCCCATACCTGGAATGCCTGGACCCGCCAGACCCTGGCCTCGCTCGACGAAGTGGTGATCGTCGCCGAGCCGGACCTGGCCAATCTGCGCAATGCCAAGAACCTGGTCGACGCCATCAAGGTCATGCGGCCCTCCGAGAACGCCACGGGCCTGGTCATCAACAAGCAGAACCTGCCCCGGCGTCCCGAGATCGGCGCCGTCGAATTCGCCAATTCGGTGGAATGCCGCCTGCTCGGCCAGATCGGCTTCGACGCGGCCCTGTTCGGCACCGCCGCCAATAACGGCCAGATGATTGCCGAGGTCTCGGCCAACAGCAAGGTCAACGAGGTTTATCGGTCCATCGGCATGCAGGTCACCGGGCGGCAGGCCGGCCATGGCGCGGGCAAGTCCGCCAGCCTGCTCAAGCTGCCCACCCTGTTCAAGAAACGAGCCTGA
- a CDS encoding CpaF family protein, translating into MRTTDEVLDVRAPADAERAKEYFQTKSAIFNALIDSIDLSQLATMEQQAAREEIRDIVSEIIALKSIVMSISEQEDLLEDICNDVLGYGPLEPLLARDDIADIMVNGSQKCYIEVAGKVRLTNVRFRDDAHLMNVCQRIVSQVGRRVDESSPICDARLPDGSRVNVIAPPLAIDGAALTIRKFKKDKLTLQQLVKYNSISPEGAEVLRILGRVRANVLISGGTGSGKTTLLNCLTAFIEKDERVITCEDSAELQLQQPHVVRLETRPPNLEGEGEITMRDLIKNCLRMRPERIIVGEVRGPESFDLLQAMNTGHDGSMGTLHANSPREALSRLESMITMGGYALPSRTIREMIVSSIDVIVQAARLRDGSRRITHITEVLGMEGDVIVTQDVFVYDILGEDSGGMLIGKHRSTGITKPQFTERARYFNEEANLVEALEMANTEQHEILGM; encoded by the coding sequence ATGCGCACCACCGATGAGGTGCTCGACGTTCGCGCCCCCGCCGACGCCGAGCGCGCCAAGGAATATTTCCAGACCAAGTCCGCCATTTTCAACGCCCTGATCGATTCCATCGATCTCAGCCAGCTCGCCACTATGGAGCAGCAGGCCGCGCGCGAGGAAATCCGCGACATCGTCTCGGAAATCATCGCGCTCAAATCCATCGTCATGTCGATCTCCGAGCAGGAAGACCTGCTCGAGGACATTTGCAACGACGTGCTGGGCTATGGGCCGCTCGAACCGCTGCTGGCCCGCGACGACATCGCCGATATCATGGTGAATGGCAGCCAGAAATGCTATATCGAGGTGGCCGGCAAGGTGCGCCTCACCAATGTGCGCTTCCGCGACGACGCGCATCTGATGAATGTCTGCCAGCGCATCGTTTCCCAGGTCGGCCGCCGGGTCGATGAAAGCTCGCCGATCTGCGACGCGCGCCTGCCCGATGGCTCGCGCGTCAACGTCATCGCCCCGCCGCTTGCCATCGACGGCGCCGCGCTGACCATCCGCAAGTTCAAGAAGGACAAGCTGACCCTCCAGCAGTTGGTCAAATACAATTCCATTTCCCCCGAAGGCGCCGAAGTGCTGCGCATTCTGGGCCGGGTACGGGCCAATGTGCTGATTTCGGGCGGCACCGGCTCGGGCAAGACTACCCTGCTCAATTGCCTCACCGCCTTCATCGAGAAGGACGAGCGCGTCATCACCTGCGAGGATTCGGCGGAACTGCAATTGCAGCAGCCTCATGTGGTGCGCCTCGAAACCCGCCCGCCCAACCTTGAGGGCGAGGGCGAGATCACCATGCGCGATCTCATCAAGAATTGCCTGCGCATGCGCCCGGAACGCATCATCGTCGGCGAAGTGCGCGGCCCCGAAAGTTTCGATCTGCTGCAGGCCATGAATACCGGCCATGACGGCTCGATGGGTACGCTGCACGCCAATAGCCCGCGCGAGGCGCTGTCGCGCCTGGAATCGATGATCACCATGGGCGGCTATGCCCTGCCCAGCCGCACCATCCGCGAAATGATCGTCTCCTCCATCGACGTCATCGTGCAGGCCGCCCGCCTGCGCGACGGCTCGCGCCGCATCACCCACATCACCGAAGTGCTGGGAATGGAAGGCGACGTAATCGTCACCCAGGACGTGTTCGTCTATGACATTCTGGGCGAGGATAGCGGCGGCATGCTCATTGGCAAGCACCGTTCCACCGGCATCACCAAGCCGCAATTCACCGAACGGGCCCGCTATTTCAACGAAGAGGCCAATCTGGTCGAGGCGCTGGAAATGGCCAATACCGAACAGCATGAAATCCTGGGGATGTAG
- a CDS encoding type II secretion system F family protein, protein MNTMLLALLAMVTVAAAGFALVPSALGSRRADQRRKAFQGDIRANRREADADRTRESRRKNVQQVLKSQADELNARKRLRLSDLLFQAGMTIAPATFIRNSIIFGIGLFIVLFLVQVPLLFAAIFAVAGGYLLPRMYVMRKRKKYQDRFLDELPNAIEAIVRGVKTGLPLNDSMRVVAKDTKEPVKSEFGRVLDQQSFGFSMTEAVQVLLDRVPLPEVNFFVVVISVQQQSGGNLSEALGNLARVLRNRKKMKEKVKAMSSEAKASAGIIGSLPIVVAVMVSIVSPAYLLPLVATPIGQICLAIGILMLATGIFVMSRMVQFEI, encoded by the coding sequence ATGAACACCATGCTGCTTGCCCTTCTTGCCATGGTCACCGTCGCGGCAGCCGGCTTTGCCTTGGTGCCCTCGGCGCTGGGCAGCCGCCGCGCCGACCAGCGCCGCAAGGCTTTTCAAGGCGATATCCGCGCCAATCGCCGCGAGGCCGACGCCGACCGCACACGCGAATCGCGCCGCAAGAATGTGCAGCAGGTGCTCAAGTCGCAGGCCGACGAACTCAATGCCAGGAAGCGCCTGCGCCTGTCCGATCTGTTGTTTCAGGCGGGCATGACCATCGCCCCGGCGACCTTCATCCGCAACAGCATCATTTTCGGCATTGGCCTGTTCATCGTGCTGTTCCTCGTGCAGGTGCCGCTGCTCTTTGCCGCCATTTTCGCGGTCGCCGGCGGCTATCTGCTGCCGCGCATGTATGTGATGCGCAAGCGCAAGAAATATCAGGACCGGTTCCTGGACGAATTGCCCAACGCCATCGAGGCCATCGTGCGCGGCGTCAAGACCGGCCTGCCGCTCAACGATTCCATGCGGGTGGTGGCCAAGGACACCAAGGAGCCGGTGAAATCCGAATTCGGCCGCGTGCTCGACCAGCAGAGCTTCGGCTTCTCCATGACCGAAGCGGTGCAGGTGCTGCTCGATCGGGTGCCGCTGCCGGAAGTCAATTTCTTCGTGGTGGTGATCTCGGTGCAGCAGCAATCGGGCGGCAATCTGTCCGAAGCGCTGGGCAATCTGGCCCGCGTGCTGCGCAACCGCAAGAAGATGAAGGAAAAGGTCAAGGCGATGTCGTCCGAAGCCAAGGCCTCGGCGGGCATTATCGGCTCGTTGCCTATCGTGGTGGCCGTCATGGTCTCCATCGTCTCGCCCGCTTATCTGCTACCGCTTGTGGCCACGCCCATCGGTCAGATCTGCCTGGCCATTGGCATCCTGATGCTGGCGACCGGCATCTTCGTCATGAGCCGCATGGTGCAGTTCGAAATCTGA
- a CDS encoding type II secretion system F family protein produces the protein MNMVELLTRGDFLIAVLAAISAAAVVFTFGTSLIVKQEMKGRIRRVALERDRMRAEEMARLRGSGPQDVRASIRRGSETKSYMKNAVERFDLKKAFQDENTVDQLAMAGLRGQGALTTYLFQRFVTPIAVFAIAALYLLVIAPGDRPAYLNLVYAVGAGLVGAYLPVLLLKNKTQKRQHSIRRSWPDCLDLLLLCAEAGMSMEHALKRVAKEIGGQSAELGEELTLTMAELSFLEDRTRAYENLGRRTGLDGVKAVMTALIQADRYGTSVGQALRVMAEEGREARMMEAEKKAAALPPKLTVPLIIFFLPVLFIVILSPAMIKVFTGTVASTMGGG, from the coding sequence ATGAACATGGTGGAACTTCTGACCCGGGGCGATTTCCTGATTGCGGTTCTCGCCGCCATTTCCGCCGCGGCCGTGGTCTTCACCTTCGGCACCTCGCTCATCGTCAAGCAGGAGATGAAGGGGCGCATCAGGCGGGTGGCGCTGGAGCGCGACCGCATGCGCGCCGAGGAAATGGCGCGTCTGCGCGGCAGCGGCCCCCAGGATGTTCGTGCCTCGATCCGCCGCGGCAGCGAAACCAAGTCCTATATGAAAAATGCCGTGGAGCGTTTCGACCTCAAAAAGGCGTTCCAGGACGAGAATACCGTCGATCAGCTGGCCATGGCCGGCCTGCGCGGGCAGGGGGCGCTGACCACTTATCTGTTCCAGCGTTTCGTCACGCCGATCGCGGTCTTCGCCATCGCCGCGCTCTACCTGCTGGTGATCGCGCCCGGCGACCGCCCGGCCTATCTCAACCTGGTCTATGCCGTGGGCGCCGGTCTGGTCGGCGCCTATCTGCCGGTGCTCCTGCTCAAGAACAAGACGCAGAAACGCCAGCATTCCATCCGGCGCTCATGGCCCGATTGTCTCGACCTCCTGCTGCTTTGCGCCGAAGCGGGCATGTCGATGGAACACGCGCTCAAGCGCGTCGCCAAGGAAATCGGCGGGCAAAGTGCCGAACTGGGCGAAGAACTGACGCTCACCATGGCCGAATTGTCCTTCCTGGAAGACCGCACCCGCGCCTATGAAAATCTCGGCCGGCGTACCGGGCTCGACGGCGTCAAGGCGGTGATGACCGCCCTGATCCAGGCTGACCGATACGGCACCTCGGTAGGCCAGGCCCTGCGCGTCATGGCCGAGGAAGGCCGCGAGGCCCGCATGATGGAGGCCGAGAAGAAGGCCGCCGCCTTGCCGCCCAAGCTCACCGTGCCGCTGATCATCTTCTTCCTGCCGGTGCTGTTCATCGTCATCCTGTCGCCGGCCATGATCAAGGTCTTCACCGGAACGGTCGCCTCGACCATGGGCGGCGGCTGA
- a CDS encoding tetratricopeptide repeat protein encodes MSHLCRIAKIAHPLLLAGVAALALSACASNRGLSAGADYSSLVAGQSQVGLAELTERYRRNPKDRAVVIHYATVLRAAGQPQQAIAALEQAMLAHPGDMAISIAYAKALTAAGRFEQSLTVIGNVISPDAPDWNALLVQGATLDQMGRHDDARKIYGQAAVIAPGEASIETNLGLSYAMTNDLTRAEQHLRRAVQMRGASAQTRQNLALVVGLQGRFSEARALYAAELPPEQVEANMAYIRALLTQHNRWDLIDKG; translated from the coding sequence GTGTCGCATCTGTGCCGCATCGCCAAAATCGCGCATCCCCTGCTTCTGGCAGGCGTGGCCGCATTGGCGCTGTCGGCCTGCGCATCCAATCGGGGCCTATCGGCCGGCGCGGATTATTCCAGCCTCGTGGCCGGCCAGAGCCAGGTCGGTCTGGCGGAACTGACCGAGCGTTATCGCCGCAATCCCAAGGATCGGGCGGTGGTCATTCACTACGCCACCGTGCTGCGCGCCGCCGGGCAGCCGCAACAGGCCATCGCGGCCCTGGAGCAGGCCATGCTGGCTCATCCGGGCGACATGGCCATCAGCATCGCCTATGCCAAGGCGCTGACGGCGGCGGGGCGTTTCGAGCAATCGCTGACCGTGATCGGCAATGTGATCAGCCCCGACGCACCGGACTGGAATGCCCTATTGGTGCAAGGGGCGACGCTGGACCAGATGGGCCGGCATGACGACGCTCGTAAAATCTACGGCCAGGCCGCCGTGATCGCGCCGGGCGAGGCCTCCATCGAGACCAATCTCGGCCTGTCCTACGCCATGACCAATGATCTGACCCGGGCGGAGCAGCATCTGCGGCGCGCCGTGCAGATGCGCGGCGCCTCGGCCCAGACGCGGCAGAATCTGGCGCTGGTGGTCGGCTTGCAGGGCCGGTTCAGCGAGGCGCGGGCGCTCTATGCCGCCGAATTGCCGCCAGAGCAGGTCGAGGCCAATATGGCCTATATCAGGGCGCTGCTGACTCAGCACAACCGCTGGGACCTGATCGACAAGGGTTAG
- a CDS encoding leucyl aminopeptidase family protein produces MANPSIMPLKFVAEGGLDAAELEPRHAAWAASHGFVGQRGRLLALPDAKGDISGWLFGAGPGEGRSPFLAGLAAAALPEGVYALAGEYGDPTLSAIGFRLGAYRFDRYREARATATLMLPDAADAAEVERQVEAAALARDLINTPANDLGPDALEQVARDFVRRHGMDIRVIAGDDLLSANFPMIHAVGRASSQAPRLIDLAWGNPEHPKVTLVGKGVTFDTGGLDIKSAAGMLMMKKDMGGAANILGLAHAIVSAGPPIRLRVLLPVVENAIASASFRPGDVLRSRSGLGVEIGNTDAEGRLILADALALADEEAPDLLIDMATLTGAARVALGPELPALYSTDAALAAQTATLGASVEDPLWPMPLWTAYEGQLSSKIADINNTGTGGYAGSVIAALFLKRFVKKAGTWLHLDIFGWAPEARPGRPVGATDQGIRALYGLIRQRYGK; encoded by the coding sequence ATGGCCAATCCATCCATCATGCCGCTGAAATTCGTCGCGGAGGGCGGGCTGGACGCCGCCGAACTCGAACCCCGCCATGCCGCCTGGGCCGCCAGCCACGGCTTTGTCGGCCAGCGCGGCCGCCTGCTGGCCCTGCCCGATGCAAAGGGGGATATTTCCGGCTGGCTGTTCGGCGCCGGACCCGGGGAAGGGCGCTCGCCATTCCTTGCCGGCCTGGCCGCCGCCGCCCTGCCGGAAGGCGTCTATGCCCTGGCCGGCGAATATGGCGATCCGACCCTCTCCGCTATCGGTTTTCGCCTCGGCGCCTATCGCTTCGACCGCTATCGGGAGGCCCGCGCCACCGCGACGCTGATGCTGCCCGATGCGGCTGACGCGGCCGAGGTCGAACGTCAGGTCGAAGCCGCCGCGCTGGCGCGCGACCTCATCAACACCCCGGCCAATGATCTCGGCCCCGACGCCCTGGAACAGGTGGCACGTGACTTTGTGCGCCGCCACGGCATGGACATCCGGGTCATCGCCGGCGACGATCTGCTCAGCGCCAATTTTCCCATGATCCATGCCGTGGGCCGCGCCAGCAGCCAGGCGCCGCGCCTCATCGACCTCGCCTGGGGCAATCCGGAGCATCCGAAGGTGACGCTGGTGGGCAAGGGCGTCACCTTCGATACCGGCGGGCTCGATATCAAGTCGGCGGCGGGCATGCTGATGATGAAGAAGGATATGGGCGGCGCCGCCAATATTCTCGGCCTCGCCCATGCCATCGTATCGGCCGGCCCGCCGATACGGCTGCGCGTATTGTTGCCGGTGGTGGAAAATGCCATTGCCAGCGCCTCGTTCCGCCCCGGCGACGTGCTGCGATCCCGTTCCGGACTTGGTGTCGAAATCGGCAATACCGACGCCGAAGGCAGGCTGATCCTCGCCGATGCCCTCGCTTTGGCCGACGAGGAAGCGCCGGACCTCCTGATCGACATGGCGACGCTTACCGGCGCGGCCCGCGTCGCCCTGGGGCCGGAATTGCCGGCCCTCTATTCGACCGATGCCGCCCTGGCCGCGCAAACGGCCACGCTTGGCGCCAGCGTCGAGGACCCGCTCTGGCCCATGCCGCTCTGGACGGCCTATGAAGGCCAGCTTTCATCCAAGATCGCCGATATCAACAATACCGGCACCGGCGGCTATGCCGGCTCGGTCATTGCCGCCTTGTTCCTCAAACGCTTCGTCAAGAAGGCCGGCACCTGGCTGCATCTCGACATTTTCGGCTGGGCGCCTGAAGCGCGGCCCGGCCGCCCCGTCGGCGCCACCGATCAGGGTATCCGCGCGCTTTACGGCCTCATCCGCCAGCGCTATGGCAAGTAA
- a CDS encoding YqaA family protein, with product MTDTAAAPAKLSFYDRLKRATKHRFAEPILAALCFLEAMIIPIFPEIMLAPMIIADRLRAWRLAAICTISSVSGGLAGYAIGYFLFDSVGKGIIEFYGAANGFESLRHSFVENGPLMVLIGALSPIPYKVITITSGVAGLDLWTFIIYGLIGRGLRYFVPCGLFYFFGPVAGEFIEKHKKWAGWGMVVLIVVGFAMAPLLFPKNHGPATEIAVEHMTAVDEVVPRELLPNPAELLGGNAEPAPDADDDSVPANP from the coding sequence ATGACCGACACCGCCGCCGCACCAGCCAAACTCAGTTTCTACGACCGCCTGAAACGAGCCACTAAACATCGCTTTGCCGAACCCATCCTGGCGGCTCTGTGTTTTCTCGAAGCCATGATCATTCCGATATTCCCGGAAATCATGCTGGCTCCGATGATCATCGCCGACCGGCTGCGAGCCTGGCGGCTGGCGGCGATCTGCACCATTTCCTCGGTGAGCGGCGGGCTTGCCGGCTACGCTATCGGCTATTTTCTGTTCGACAGCGTCGGCAAGGGCATCATCGAGTTCTATGGCGCGGCCAACGGCTTTGAATCATTGCGCCACAGCTTCGTGGAAAATGGCCCGCTAATGGTCCTGATCGGCGCGCTCTCGCCCATTCCCTACAAAGTGATCACCATCACCTCGGGCGTGGCCGGGCTCGATCTGTGGACCTTCATCATCTATGGACTGATCGGCCGCGGCCTGCGCTATTTCGTGCCCTGTGGCTTGTTCTATTTCTTTGGCCCGGTGGCCGGCGAATTCATCGAGAAACACAAGAAATGGGCCGGCTGGGGCATGGTCGTCCTGATCGTTGTCGGCTTCGCCATGGCGCCCTTGCTGTTCCCCAAAAACCATGGCCCGGCCACCGAAATCGCCGTCGAACACATGACGGCGGTGGACGAAGTGGTGCCGCGCGAGCTATTGCCCAATCCGGCCGAATTGCTGGGCGGCAATGCCGAGCCGGCGCCTGACGCGGACGACGATAGCGTCCCGGCAAACCCCTGA
- a CDS encoding glyoxylate/hydroxypyruvate reductase A, which produces MLLLHLSDVDEAAWAKAFAEKLAPYKVVRRGDDFDPAEIHYIFVWKPQPDAFDGLVNLKAVLSLGAGVDALMKHPGLPDVPVVRFVDQDLSQQMSDYVVAHVTMHHRQFTRFNADQKARLWDQYYPPVAQQTCVGIMGMGVLGQDAVERLLPLGFTLRSWSRTPKQIEGVTGFAGDEQFDAFLSGTDILVNLLPLTPETAGILNYQTFSKLRRDRLPGGPAIVNAARGGHQKEADIVRALGDGTLGAASLDVFEIEPLPETSPLWGIENCYITPHIAGISNEATGVNYFSRILLDHEAGKDLVNVVDRQRGY; this is translated from the coding sequence ATGCTGTTGCTGCACCTTTCGGATGTCGATGAAGCCGCCTGGGCCAAGGCGTTCGCCGAGAAACTGGCGCCCTATAAGGTGGTGCGGCGGGGTGACGATTTCGATCCGGCCGAGATACACTATATCTTCGTGTGGAAGCCGCAGCCGGACGCTTTCGACGGCCTCGTCAATCTCAAAGCGGTGCTTTCGCTGGGCGCCGGCGTCGACGCGCTGATGAAGCATCCCGGATTGCCGGACGTCCCGGTCGTGCGCTTCGTCGATCAGGACCTGAGCCAGCAGATGAGCGATTACGTGGTGGCGCATGTGACCATGCATCACCGGCAATTCACTCGCTTCAACGCCGACCAGAAAGCGCGGCTTTGGGATCAATATTATCCCCCCGTCGCCCAGCAGACCTGCGTCGGCATCATGGGCATGGGCGTTCTGGGGCAGGATGCGGTCGAGCGGCTGCTGCCGCTGGGCTTTACGCTCAGGAGCTGGAGCCGGACGCCGAAGCAGATCGAGGGCGTTACGGGTTTTGCCGGCGACGAGCAATTCGACGCCTTCCTCTCGGGAACGGACATCCTGGTCAATCTCTTGCCGCTGACCCCGGAAACGGCGGGCATTCTCAATTACCAGACCTTCTCCAAGCTGCGCCGCGACCGGCTGCCGGGCGGGCCGGCCATCGTCAATGCGGCCCGCGGTGGACATCAGAAAGAAGCGGACATCGTGCGGGCGCTGGGCGACGGCACTTTGGGCGCGGCCAGCCTCGATGTGTTCGAAATCGAGCCTCTGCCCGAAACCAGCCCGCTATGGGGTATCGAAAACTGCTACATTACCCCGCATATCGCGGGCATTTCCAACGAGGCCACCGGCGTCAACTATTTCTCGCGTATCCTGTTGGATCACGAGGCCGGCAAGGATCTCGTCAATGTCGTGGATCGTCAACGTGGTTACTGA
- a CDS encoding c-type cytochrome: MDSFELNKILGAVLGTLLFVMGVGFLAEAIYQPIEGRGPGYDLPEPEVADAGPVEEVPAVSLAVLLASASVDRGASAVRKCQSCHNFGEGEPNKQGPNLYNIVGAPKAHAEGFAYSDILLQQQAEGQIWSYDNLDAFLENPRGYAPGTKMAFAGVRSPEERADILAYLQTLSASPVPFPVEEAAPAEEEPAEGDTPAATPGETTPDDTVPSELMTPADGGSEVTTPTAPESAVDTPTTTQSDSPIEGTPVQETTPEAPASGDEEAPADAE; encoded by the coding sequence ATGGATTCGTTCGAGCTAAATAAGATTCTAGGCGCCGTCCTCGGCACGCTGTTGTTCGTCATGGGTGTCGGCTTTCTGGCCGAAGCCATCTATCAACCCATCGAAGGCCGAGGTCCCGGCTACGACCTGCCCGAGCCCGAAGTGGCGGATGCGGGCCCGGTGGAAGAGGTTCCTGCCGTATCGCTGGCGGTGCTGCTGGCCAGCGCCAGCGTCGATCGCGGCGCCTCGGCGGTGCGCAAGTGCCAGTCCTGTCACAATTTCGGCGAGGGCGAGCCCAACAAGCAGGGCCCGAACCTCTATAATATCGTCGGCGCCCCCAAGGCCCATGCCGAAGGCTTCGCCTATTCGGATATCCTGCTGCAGCAGCAGGCCGAGGGCCAGATCTGGTCCTATGACAATCTCGACGCCTTCCTGGAAAATCCTCGGGGTTATGCGCCCGGCACCAAGATGGCCTTTGCCGGCGTCCGTTCGCCTGAAGAGCGCGCCGATATCCTGGCTTACCTGCAGACGCTGTCGGCAAGCCCGGTGCCGTTCCCCGTCGAGGAAGCCGCGCCTGCAGAGGAAGAGCCGGCCGAGGGCGATACGCCCGCCGCGACGCCGGGCGAGACCACTCCGGACGATACTGTGCCCTCCGAACTGATGACGCCGGCGGATGGGGGCAGCGAGGTCACCACGCCCACCGCTCCCGAAAGCGCGGTCGATACCCCGACCACGACCCAGTCCGACTCGCCCATCGAAGGCACCCCGGTTCAGGAAACCACGCCGGAAGCGCCAGCTTCGGGCGATGAGGAAGCCCCTGCCGACGCAGAATAA
- a CDS encoding prephenate dehydratase, translating to MTKKIAFQGEPGAFSHAAAANVFPGEEYMGCVTFEETLSAVQSGQADFAVVPVENSLYGRITDIHHLLPESGLFIIGETYLRVEMTLLGVPGARLEDIRAVQSLSVALGQCRRFIAKNGLRTINAVDTAGSAREIAQKADKTVAAIASCFAGEIYGLEVLAENIEDADHNTTRFLVLSPTEQNAAPHGRVKTTFVFRVRNVPAALYKAMGGFATNGVNMTKLESYMVGGNFTATQFYADIEGHPDDVSVQLAFDELKFFTDYFRILGVYPASDSR from the coding sequence ATGACGAAAAAGATTGCCTTTCAGGGCGAACCCGGCGCCTTCAGCCATGCGGCGGCGGCCAATGTCTTTCCGGGCGAGGAATATATGGGCTGCGTCACCTTCGAGGAAACGCTGAGCGCCGTGCAGTCCGGCCAGGCCGATTTTGCCGTCGTGCCGGTGGAAAATTCGCTCTATGGCCGCATCACCGACATTCACCACCTCCTGCCTGAAAGCGGCCTCTTCATTATCGGCGAGACCTATCTGCGGGTGGAGATGACCCTGTTGGGCGTCCCCGGCGCCCGGCTGGAAGACATCAGGGCGGTGCAATCGCTCTCGGTCGCGCTCGGCCAGTGCCGCCGCTTCATCGCCAAGAATGGCCTGCGCACCATCAATGCGGTGGATACGGCCGGCTCGGCCCGCGAGATCGCGCAGAAGGCCGATAAAACCGTCGCCGCCATCGCCTCTTGCTTTGCCGGGGAGATCTATGGTCTCGAGGTGCTCGCCGAGAATATCGAGGACGCGGACCACAATACCACCCGCTTCCTCGTGCTCTCGCCGACCGAACAGAACGCGGCGCCGCACGGCCGGGTGAAGACCACTTTCGTCTTCCGCGTCCGCAACGTGCCGGCGGCGCTCTATAAGGCCATGGGCGGCTTTGCCACCAATGGCGTCAACATGACCAAGCTCGAAAGTTATATGGTCGGCGGCAATTTCACCGCCACCCAGTTCTATGCCGATATCGAAGGTCATCCCGATGATGTTAGCGTCCAGCTCGCCTTCGACGAGCTGAAATTCTTCACCGACTATTTCCGCATTCTCGGCGTCTATCCGGCCTCAGACTCGCGTTGA